The proteins below are encoded in one region of Aquisphaera giovannonii:
- a CDS encoding cation diffusion facilitator family transporter, giving the protein MGPQTEEQGGGPRGVVGRGMRAAILGLVVNGVLVVVKLMAGILGHSYALVADAIESSTDLFSSLIVWAGLRVTERPADESYPYGYGKAETLAAAVVSLMLFGAAAGIAAAAVHEIATPHHVPAPFTLAVLAAVVVIKEALSRSVLRVGEETGSTAVKADAWHHRSDALTSAAAFVGIAVALWGGEGWESADDWAALVAAGIIAINGGLLLRGAARELMDRMPETPVVDEIGSAARGVAGVLDVETLIVRKVGTAYYVDLHAQADPALPLREAHILSGKVKGAIRAAVPAVAGVLVHMEPFEPDAEPAPPAAARVGLS; this is encoded by the coding sequence ATGGGACCACAGACCGAGGAGCAGGGGGGAGGGCCGCGGGGCGTGGTCGGCCGCGGGATGCGGGCCGCGATCCTCGGCCTGGTCGTGAACGGCGTGCTGGTCGTGGTCAAGCTCATGGCCGGCATCCTGGGGCATTCCTACGCCCTGGTCGCCGACGCGATCGAATCCTCGACCGACCTCTTCTCCTCGCTCATCGTCTGGGCCGGGCTCCGGGTCACCGAGCGGCCCGCGGACGAGTCCTACCCGTACGGATACGGCAAGGCGGAGACCCTCGCCGCCGCAGTCGTCTCGCTCATGCTGTTCGGGGCCGCGGCCGGCATCGCCGCGGCCGCCGTCCACGAGATCGCCACGCCCCACCACGTCCCCGCGCCGTTCACGCTGGCGGTCCTCGCCGCGGTCGTCGTCATCAAGGAGGCCCTCTCCCGCAGCGTGCTCCGGGTGGGCGAGGAGACCGGCAGCACGGCGGTGAAGGCCGACGCCTGGCACCATCGCAGCGACGCGCTCACCTCGGCGGCGGCGTTCGTCGGCATCGCCGTGGCCCTCTGGGGGGGAGAGGGTTGGGAGTCCGCCGACGACTGGGCGGCGCTGGTCGCCGCCGGGATCATCGCGATCAACGGCGGCCTGCTGCTGCGGGGTGCCGCGAGAGAGCTCATGGACCGCATGCCGGAGACGCCCGTGGTGGATGAGATCGGGTCGGCTGCGCGGGGCGTCGCCGGCGTGCTCGACGTCGAGACCCTGATCGTCCGGAAGGTCGGCACGGCCTACTACGTCGACCTCCACGCCCAGGCCGACCCGGCGCTCCCGCTCCGCGAGGCCCACATCCTCAGCGGCAAGGTGAAGGGGGCCATCCGCGCCGCCGTCCCCGCGGTCGCGGGGGTGCTGGTCCACATGGAACCCTTCGAGCCCGACGCGGAGCCGGCCCCTCCGGCCGCCGCGAGGGTCGGCCTCTCCTGA
- a CDS encoding class I SAM-dependent methyltransferase translates to MREAPRYGKEFYRDRAEASRRSGEIILSLLMEAIPGIRSAVDLGCGTGDWLSVLRDKGVETIQGYDGPWVLETDALAIPRECFRPIDLNQPGDLSDRRYDLAISVEVGEHVQPANSPALVRSLTQLSDVVLFSAAVPGQGGTGHVNERWPSDWADLFDREGYETIDVLRGMIWDDDRLCFWYRQNVLLFLNRETKAGLIESLGRRARPPLSVIHPDLYLLKNKNAIPSVLHADVSARDALKLFLRCTGNAFRRRLPASKS, encoded by the coding sequence TTGCGGGAAGCTCCCAGATACGGCAAGGAATTCTACCGGGACCGCGCCGAGGCCAGCCGGAGGAGCGGAGAGATCATCCTCTCGCTCCTCATGGAGGCCATCCCCGGAATCCGTTCGGCCGTGGACCTGGGGTGCGGCACGGGGGATTGGCTCTCGGTCCTCAGGGACAAGGGCGTGGAGACGATCCAGGGCTACGACGGCCCGTGGGTCCTCGAGACCGACGCCCTGGCCATCCCGCGGGAATGCTTCCGGCCGATCGACCTGAACCAGCCCGGCGATCTATCGGACCGGAGATACGACCTGGCGATCTCGGTCGAGGTCGGCGAGCACGTGCAACCGGCCAACTCCCCCGCCCTGGTCCGCAGCTTGACGCAGCTCTCGGACGTCGTCCTGTTCTCCGCGGCCGTCCCCGGGCAGGGGGGCACCGGCCACGTGAACGAACGCTGGCCTTCCGACTGGGCCGACCTGTTCGACCGGGAGGGCTACGAGACGATCGACGTGCTGCGGGGGATGATCTGGGACGACGACAGGCTCTGCTTCTGGTATCGCCAGAACGTCCTCCTGTTCCTGAACCGAGAGACGAAGGCCGGCCTCATCGAATCGCTGGGCCGTCGGGCCAGGCCCCCACTCTCCGTGATCCATCCCGACCTGTACCTCCTGAAGAATAAGAACGCCATCCCGAGTGTTCTGCATGCCGACGTCTCCGCCCGCGACGCCCTGAAGTTATTCCTGCGCTGCACCGGGAACGCCTTCCGGCGAAGGCTCCCGGCCTCGAAATCGTAA
- a CDS encoding helix-turn-helix domain-containing protein, which translates to MSRWKLSRGQRDRLHRQLRSTRDARIYRRTLAVLELDRGRSAAEIAAMLGVSRQSVHNWAAAFARDPDPSTLRDADRSGRPALWAERTASLLPSLMGRSPQALGYPRPEWTIPLLRRQFEKELGLGPSDDTLRRSLRRLGYVWKRSRYVLAPGPGRPADPDEADRMRSPDGAGAAHRGGTGGVPDRRPGHPEGGSG; encoded by the coding sequence ATGAGTCGATGGAAACTCTCGCGCGGTCAACGGGATCGTCTCCATCGGCAACTCAGGTCCACGCGGGACGCCCGCATCTACCGCAGGACGCTCGCCGTGCTCGAGCTCGACCGCGGTCGGTCCGCCGCGGAGATCGCGGCCATGCTCGGCGTGAGTCGGCAGAGCGTCCATAACTGGGCGGCGGCCTTCGCCCGCGATCCGGATCCCTCGACGCTCCGCGATGCGGACCGGAGCGGGCGGCCGGCCCTGTGGGCCGAGCGGACCGCCAGCCTGCTGCCCTCCCTCATGGGCAGGTCGCCGCAGGCCCTGGGCTATCCCCGCCCGGAATGGACGATCCCGCTGCTCCGGCGGCAATTCGAGAAGGAGCTCGGGCTAGGGCCTTCCGATGACACGCTCCGGCGGAGTCTCCGGAGGCTCGGCTACGTCTGGAAGCGGTCTCGGTACGTGCTCGCCCCCGGCCCGGGGCGCCCTGCCGACCCGGATGAGGCCGACCGGATGAGATCCCCCGACGGCGCGGGGGCCGCGCACCGAGGGGGGACCGGCGGGGTTCCCGATCGGCGGCCGGGACACCCGGAGGGTGGCTCGGGGTGA
- a CDS encoding sigma-70 family RNA polymerase sigma factor, with amino-acid sequence MARTLLQRIAGGDQSAVPECLARYGGLVWSLAIRSCGGDRAEAEDATQEIFLDLWTHCGRFDPGRGGEETFVALIARRRLTDRMRRASRRPTAQELPADLAGPWRPDEVEVRDEVGRVMRALAGMPDDKRRVLILAIHLGMTHEEIARETGMPLGTVKTHARRGLAALRTLLAAEEGEPSRAGEPSKGGGS; translated from the coding sequence GTGGCACGGACCCTGCTGCAGAGGATCGCGGGCGGCGACCAGTCCGCCGTGCCGGAATGCCTGGCCCGGTACGGCGGGCTGGTCTGGTCGCTCGCGATCCGGTCCTGCGGCGGCGATCGGGCCGAGGCGGAGGACGCCACGCAGGAGATCTTCCTGGACCTGTGGACCCACTGCGGCCGCTTCGACCCGGGCCGCGGGGGCGAGGAGACGTTCGTCGCGCTGATCGCCAGGCGCCGGTTGACCGATCGGATGAGGCGGGCCTCGCGTCGGCCGACGGCGCAGGAGCTGCCGGCCGACCTGGCCGGCCCCTGGCGGCCCGACGAGGTCGAGGTCCGAGACGAGGTGGGCAGGGTGATGCGGGCCCTCGCGGGGATGCCGGACGACAAGCGGCGGGTGCTGATCCTGGCGATCCACCTGGGCATGACCCACGAGGAGATCGCCCGGGAGACCGGCATGCCCCTCGGCACGGTGAAGACGCACGCGCGCCGGGGCCTGGCGGCCCTCCGCACGCTGCTGGCGGCGGAGGAGGGCGAGCCGTCCCGAGCGGGCGAGCCGTCGAAAGGGGGCGGGTCATGA
- a CDS encoding glycosyltransferase: MSHMPRISVCMSVYNGERYLDEAIDSILAQTCGDFEFLIIDDGSTDGSRAILERYAARDVRIRLNSRPNTGLAVALNEMIAMARGEYIARMDADDFSLPERFEKQLAFLDENPEYDLVGSRVTIIDPNGSPLGVMGDCLTHEEIDAALIGAKGQMIYHPAVMMRKRAVEEAGGYRAEYKVAQDLDLFLRMAERGRLANLAEPLLRYREHLDKVGHTRTAEQNNVIIRALSDAHRRRGLGPFALPPDAPVHQPVSVAKRRRIWAWWALSSGYVATARKHALASVARDPLGLESWRVLYCTLRGH; encoded by the coding sequence ATGAGCCATATGCCCAGGATCTCCGTCTGCATGTCGGTCTACAACGGGGAGAGGTACCTCGACGAGGCGATCGATAGCATCCTCGCCCAGACCTGCGGGGACTTCGAATTCCTGATCATCGACGACGGCTCCACCGACGGCTCGCGGGCGATCCTGGAACGGTACGCCGCCCGGGACGTGCGGATCCGGCTGAACAGCCGCCCCAACACCGGGCTCGCCGTGGCCCTCAACGAGATGATCGCGATGGCCAGGGGCGAGTACATCGCGCGGATGGACGCCGACGACTTCTCGCTGCCGGAGCGGTTCGAGAAGCAGCTCGCCTTCCTCGACGAGAACCCCGAGTACGACCTGGTGGGCAGCCGGGTCACGATCATCGACCCGAACGGCTCCCCCCTGGGGGTGATGGGCGACTGCCTGACCCACGAGGAGATCGACGCCGCCCTGATCGGGGCGAAGGGGCAGATGATCTACCACCCGGCGGTGATGATGCGGAAGCGGGCCGTCGAGGAGGCCGGGGGCTACCGCGCCGAGTACAAGGTGGCCCAGGACCTCGACCTGTTCCTCCGGATGGCGGAGAGGGGGCGGCTCGCCAACCTGGCCGAGCCCCTGCTCCGGTACCGTGAGCACCTGGACAAGGTGGGGCACACGCGGACCGCCGAGCAGAACAACGTCATCATCCGCGCGCTCAGCGACGCCCATCGCCGCCGCGGCCTCGGCCCCTTCGCCCTCCCGCCGGACGCACCCGTGCACCAGCCGGTCTCGGTCGCCAAGAGGCGGAGGATCTGGGCGTGGTGGGCCCTCAGTTCGGGCTACGTGGCGACGGCGCGGAAGCATGCGCTGGCGAGCGTCGCTCGCGACCCGCTGGGCCTCGAATCGTGGCGGGTCCTCTATTGCACCCTGCGAGGCCATTGA
- a CDS encoding SpoIIE family protein phosphatase has product MSNEPLLTQHKVTVLLIDDQPMIGEVVRRMLAGEPDVDFHYCRDASKALEEAGRIGPTVILQDLVMPDIDGLTLVKNFRANEATKETPMIVLSTKEEPAVKAEAFALGANDYVVKLPDRLELLARIRYHSKGYIAQLQRNEAYQALMESQKRLADEVKQAERYVLSLLPDKLKKGEIRTDWRFVPSAELGGDSFGYHWLDDDHFAFYLLDVSGHGVGAALLSVSAMNALRSQALPNTDFRKPSQVLFALNNAFQMDQQNGLYFTIWYGVFHKPTRRVDYSGGGHPPALLIGGPSAAEAKLEVLDSKGPMIGVMTDMEYESGTTTLDRFATIYVFSDGAYELEKADKSMWPFSEFLDYMGRGPHEGLEGSKMDRLIAHDRQIMGRDDFADDLSIVELIF; this is encoded by the coding sequence ATGAGCAACGAGCCGCTGCTGACTCAGCACAAGGTGACCGTCCTCCTGATCGACGACCAGCCGATGATAGGCGAGGTCGTGCGGCGGATGCTGGCCGGCGAGCCCGACGTCGACTTCCACTACTGCCGCGACGCCTCGAAGGCGCTCGAGGAGGCCGGCCGGATCGGGCCCACCGTGATCCTCCAGGACCTCGTCATGCCGGACATCGACGGCCTGACCCTGGTGAAGAACTTCCGGGCCAACGAGGCGACGAAGGAGACCCCCATGATCGTCCTCTCCACCAAGGAGGAGCCGGCGGTCAAGGCGGAGGCCTTCGCCCTGGGGGCCAACGACTACGTCGTCAAGCTCCCCGACCGCCTGGAGCTGCTGGCCCGGATCCGGTACCACTCCAAGGGCTACATCGCCCAGCTCCAGCGCAACGAGGCCTACCAGGCCCTGATGGAGAGCCAGAAGCGCCTGGCCGACGAGGTCAAGCAGGCCGAGCGCTACGTGCTCTCGCTGCTGCCGGACAAGCTGAAGAAGGGCGAGATCCGGACCGACTGGCGGTTCGTCCCCTCCGCGGAGCTCGGCGGCGACTCCTTCGGCTACCACTGGCTGGACGACGACCACTTCGCCTTCTACCTCCTGGACGTCAGCGGCCACGGCGTCGGCGCGGCGTTGCTGTCGGTCTCCGCGATGAACGCCTTGCGCTCCCAGGCGCTGCCGAACACCGACTTCCGCAAGCCCAGCCAGGTCCTCTTCGCGCTCAACAACGCGTTCCAGATGGACCAGCAGAACGGCCTGTATTTCACGATCTGGTACGGGGTCTTCCACAAGCCGACCCGGCGGGTCGACTACTCGGGCGGCGGCCACCCGCCGGCCCTGCTCATCGGCGGGCCGTCGGCCGCGGAGGCGAAGCTGGAGGTGCTCGACTCCAAGGGCCCGATGATCGGCGTCATGACCGACATGGAATACGAGTCCGGGACCACCACCCTGGACCGGTTCGCCACGATCTACGTCTTCAGCGACGGCGCCTACGAGCTCGAGAAGGCCGACAAGTCGATGTGGCCGTTCAGCGAGTTCCTGGACTACATGGGCCGGGGCCCCCACGAGGGGCTCGAGGGCTCCAAGATGGACCGCCTGATCGCGCACGACCGCCAGATCATGGGCCGGGACGACTTCGCCGACGACCTGTCGATCGTCGAGCTGATCTTCTGA
- a CDS encoding fasciclin domain-containing protein, with protein MRNGRIAASLFLVFAAAHGGALRADPPTDAHDDPFAGKSVLYRAAATGKAGTFLSAVWVAGLADALRGGEACTIFVPTDEAFARLPEGTLKALLRPEGEKKLAELLKYHVIRGKVLAREITGDPRPRTLAGPPLTIAANAHGIAVNEATVLQADLEGRNGVVHLIDRVLMPPKDGVLAVAEKAGGFRVLLKAVEAAGLSDALAGDGPFTILAPTDEAFAKLGRSTTSELLKDKKKLARVLSYHVIPGKLTARELVARGAAPTLLKSDVRADVKAGRVVVNKSNVIASDLEASNGIVHAIDAVLIPVER; from the coding sequence ATGCGGAACGGACGAATTGCGGCGAGCCTGTTCTTGGTCTTTGCGGCGGCCCACGGCGGAGCGCTTCGCGCGGACCCGCCGACGGACGCGCACGACGATCCCTTCGCGGGGAAGAGCGTCCTCTACCGGGCCGCGGCCACGGGGAAGGCGGGGACGTTCCTCTCGGCGGTCTGGGTGGCCGGGCTGGCCGATGCGCTCCGCGGCGGCGAGGCGTGCACAATCTTCGTCCCCACCGATGAGGCGTTCGCCAGGCTCCCCGAGGGGACGCTGAAGGCCCTCCTCCGGCCCGAGGGGGAGAAGAAGCTGGCCGAGCTCCTGAAGTATCACGTGATCCGGGGGAAAGTCCTGGCCCGCGAGATCACCGGCGACCCGCGGCCGAGGACCCTCGCCGGCCCGCCCCTGACGATCGCCGCGAATGCGCACGGGATCGCGGTGAACGAGGCGACCGTGCTCCAGGCCGACCTCGAGGGCCGCAACGGCGTCGTCCACCTCATCGACCGCGTGCTCATGCCGCCGAAGGACGGCGTGCTCGCGGTCGCCGAGAAGGCCGGCGGCTTCCGCGTCCTGCTCAAGGCGGTCGAGGCGGCCGGGCTCTCGGACGCCCTGGCCGGCGACGGGCCGTTCACGATCCTGGCGCCCACCGACGAGGCATTCGCCAAGCTCGGCAGGTCCACGACCTCCGAACTCCTGAAAGACAAGAAGAAACTCGCCCGGGTCCTCAGCTATCATGTCATCCCGGGCAAGCTGACGGCGCGCGAGCTGGTGGCCAGGGGGGCCGCCCCGACGTTGCTGAAGAGCGACGTGCGGGCGGACGTGAAGGCCGGCCGGGTGGTCGTCAACAAGTCGAACGTGATCGCGAGCGACCTGGAGGCGTCGAACGGCATCGTGCACGCGATCGACGCCGTGCTCATCCCGGTCGAGCGGTGA
- a CDS encoding chloride channel protein translates to MAGSEGSAGVRRSAWWQVPVSRAFERMAALWATPGVGRVALCSPLVGVIGGLGAVAFLLCLQAMYHYVLGGLLHYQMPPTLEGTRHAVSYPWPWWLVLLCPAVGGLISGILVFTWAPEAEGHGTDAMIRAFHRGGGVIRTRVPFIKSIASIITIGTGGSAGQEGPIAQIGSGFGSYLARVLRLHSDERRTLMLAGAAAGVGAIFRAPLGGALFAGEVLYSSTAFESTALLPCLASSIVAYSTFALFITPEPIFSLPPLSFQGLRDLPLYAGLTVVCAAFGWLYVRVFYGMRDRVFNPMPIPRQLKPAVGGLLLGLIALKFPQIMTGGYGWVQWGAIGMPPRLAMPGDGIFEPHMGPALLLALCVLKIVATGFTISSGGSGGVFGPSMLIGGMIGGFYGQLVAGLLPIAHINPAAFVLVGMGGFFAGVSKTPLTSIVMVSEMTGSYSLLVPLMLACGLNMALSRRWTIYEEQVASPIDSPAHQGDFVVDVLDRIRVSEVPVRTEGIDPIPAAMPFKELIQRVARSNQTLFPVLDGDGRLSGIFSLRDVRLALVGSDWGPLVLADDLATRPVLAVTADDSLHTALRRMTELNVDEIPVVSPADPARLIGLLSRRQLTSAYTAMIESLRAPATAPAGREAGPG, encoded by the coding sequence ATGGCGGGATCCGAAGGGTCGGCCGGCGTAAGGCGATCGGCGTGGTGGCAGGTGCCGGTGAGCAGGGCGTTCGAGAGGATGGCCGCGCTCTGGGCGACGCCCGGGGTGGGGCGGGTGGCCCTCTGCAGCCCGCTGGTCGGCGTGATCGGAGGGCTCGGCGCGGTGGCCTTCCTGCTCTGCCTGCAGGCGATGTATCACTACGTGCTGGGGGGCCTGCTGCACTACCAGATGCCCCCCACGCTCGAGGGGACGCGGCACGCCGTCTCGTACCCGTGGCCCTGGTGGCTGGTGCTGCTCTGCCCGGCGGTCGGCGGCCTGATTTCCGGCATCCTCGTGTTCACCTGGGCGCCCGAGGCCGAGGGGCACGGGACCGACGCGATGATCCGGGCGTTCCACCGCGGCGGCGGGGTGATCCGCACGCGGGTGCCGTTCATCAAGTCGATCGCCTCGATCATCACGATCGGCACCGGCGGCTCGGCCGGCCAGGAGGGCCCGATCGCCCAGATCGGCTCCGGCTTCGGCTCCTACCTGGCGCGGGTGCTCCGGCTCCACTCCGACGAGCGGCGGACGCTCATGCTCGCCGGCGCGGCGGCCGGCGTGGGGGCCATCTTCCGGGCCCCGCTGGGCGGGGCGCTCTTCGCCGGCGAGGTGCTCTACTCGTCCACCGCGTTCGAGTCCACGGCGCTCCTGCCGTGCCTGGCGAGCTCGATCGTCGCCTACTCCACGTTCGCGCTGTTCATCACGCCGGAGCCGATCTTCAGCCTCCCCCCGCTCAGCTTCCAGGGGCTCCGCGACCTGCCGCTCTACGCCGGCCTGACGGTCGTCTGCGCGGCCTTCGGCTGGCTCTACGTGCGGGTCTTCTACGGGATGAGGGACCGGGTCTTCAACCCGATGCCGATCCCCCGGCAACTCAAGCCGGCCGTCGGAGGGCTCCTGCTGGGCCTGATCGCCCTGAAATTCCCCCAGATCATGACCGGCGGCTACGGCTGGGTGCAGTGGGGGGCCATCGGCATGCCCCCGAGGCTGGCGATGCCCGGCGATGGGATCTTCGAGCCCCACATGGGCCCGGCCCTGCTCCTGGCCCTCTGCGTCCTGAAGATCGTCGCCACGGGCTTCACGATCAGCTCGGGCGGCAGCGGCGGCGTCTTCGGGCCGTCGATGCTCATCGGCGGGATGATCGGCGGCTTCTACGGGCAGCTCGTCGCCGGGCTCCTGCCCATCGCCCACATCAACCCGGCCGCGTTCGTCCTCGTGGGCATGGGCGGGTTCTTCGCGGGCGTGTCGAAGACGCCGCTGACCTCCATCGTCATGGTCAGCGAGATGACCGGCTCGTACAGCCTGCTCGTCCCGCTGATGCTGGCCTGCGGGCTGAACATGGCGCTCTCGCGCCGCTGGACGATCTACGAGGAGCAGGTCGCCAGCCCGATCGACAGCCCGGCGCACCAGGGGGACTTCGTCGTGGACGTGCTGGACCGCATCCGGGTCAGCGAGGTGCCCGTGCGGACCGAGGGGATCGACCCGATCCCCGCGGCGATGCCCTTCAAGGAGCTGATCCAGCGCGTGGCGCGGTCGAACCAGACCCTCTTCCCGGTCCTCGACGGCGACGGCCGGCTCTCCGGCATCTTCTCCCTCCGCGACGTCCGCCTGGCGCTCGTCGGCTCCGACTGGGGCCCGCTCGTCCTCGCCGACGACCTGGCCACCCGTCCGGTGCTCGCCGTGACCGCCGACGACTCCCTGCACACGGCCCTGCGGCGGATGACCGAGCTGAACGTGGACGAGATCCCCGTCGTCTCCCCGGCCGACCCCGCCCGCCTGATCGGCCTGCTCAGCCGCCGCCAGCTGACCTCCGCGTACACCGCGATGATCGAGTCGCTCCGGGCGCCCGCGACGGCTCCCGCGGGGCGTGAGGCCGGGCCGGGCTGA
- a CDS encoding polymorphic toxin-type HINT domain-containing protein, which yields MAASIVLSLYCVALAADNPAPARPRQAESEAQVKMALDSESKGLDAERLAHLARAIALDPGNALAKGLMGLVEYQGHWKRPEAVGDTLREDAARAARVRDYLSKRAATPMRADAQVKLAEWCEQNGLKEQAQAHYLAAVRLDPSRDAAWRRLGYRKQGGRWMKPEEAAAAKAEAEAQRKADREWRPRLDRIRDGLLARDPARREKAEKDLATIHDPRAVPMILAVLAAGNERLQLAAVRALGQIEGAPASAVLADLAVFSPYPAVRDAAAQGVMLRDPREVIGRLVTLVRRPFRYKLAKGDGPGSVAQLVVDGQEFNIERIYRFPTLVELPPQYYAAELEVPYVIDDLPANASAEERKGAEGRIRDGMVAAEVHNRITAYQAALALYWNEVNRQAARAETLRRNAAVQQSLEMDVQALEVLNARIEEVDARAVPLLRTLSGRDLGNDPDAWGRWWVNELGYASPSSPPSRPTYTDVVDTGDVSLAQQVPVLTAAATGIHTRHSCFAGGTPVRTMDGPRAIESVAVGDLVLAQDTATGVISFRPVTAVHHNEPAATLHLRIGGEEIVATGIHRFWKAGRGWTMARDLKPGDRVRMLGTSAAVESVTPGPVQPVYNLEVEGSRDFFVGEHGALVHDNSIVRPVEAPFDGLAAAR from the coding sequence ATGGCTGCCTCCATCGTACTGTCGCTGTACTGCGTCGCTCTCGCGGCGGATAATCCGGCCCCCGCTCGGCCCAGGCAAGCGGAGTCGGAGGCCCAGGTAAAGATGGCCCTCGACAGCGAATCAAAGGGCCTGGATGCGGAGCGGCTGGCGCACCTGGCCAGGGCTATCGCCCTGGATCCGGGCAACGCGTTGGCGAAGGGCCTCATGGGGCTGGTCGAGTACCAGGGCCACTGGAAGCGCCCCGAGGCCGTCGGCGACACGCTCCGCGAGGACGCCGCGCGGGCGGCGCGGGTCCGCGACTACCTCTCGAAGCGGGCCGCGACGCCCATGAGGGCCGACGCGCAGGTGAAGCTGGCGGAGTGGTGCGAGCAGAACGGCCTCAAGGAGCAGGCCCAGGCCCACTACCTCGCCGCGGTCCGGCTCGACCCGTCCCGGGACGCGGCCTGGAGGAGGCTCGGCTACCGGAAGCAGGGCGGCCGCTGGATGAAGCCCGAGGAGGCGGCCGCGGCCAAGGCGGAGGCCGAGGCCCAGCGGAAGGCGGACCGCGAGTGGCGGCCGCGCCTCGATCGGATCCGCGACGGCCTGCTCGCCCGGGACCCGGCCCGCCGCGAGAAGGCGGAGAAGGACCTCGCGACGATCCACGACCCCCGCGCCGTGCCGATGATCCTCGCCGTGCTGGCCGCCGGCAACGAGCGGCTCCAGCTCGCGGCCGTGCGGGCGCTCGGGCAGATCGAGGGGGCCCCGGCCTCGGCCGTCCTCGCCGACCTCGCGGTCTTCAGCCCGTACCCGGCGGTGCGGGACGCCGCCGCGCAGGGCGTCATGCTCCGCGACCCGCGGGAGGTGATCGGCCGGCTGGTGACGCTCGTCCGGCGCCCCTTCCGATACAAGCTCGCGAAGGGCGACGGGCCGGGGAGCGTCGCCCAGCTCGTGGTCGACGGCCAGGAGTTCAACATCGAGCGGATCTACCGCTTCCCGACGCTCGTCGAGCTGCCCCCGCAGTACTACGCCGCCGAGCTGGAGGTCCCGTACGTCATCGATGACCTCCCCGCCAACGCGTCCGCCGAGGAGCGGAAGGGGGCCGAGGGCCGCATCCGCGACGGGATGGTGGCCGCCGAGGTTCACAACCGGATCACCGCCTACCAGGCCGCGCTCGCGCTCTACTGGAACGAGGTGAACCGCCAGGCCGCCCGGGCGGAGACCCTGCGCAGGAACGCCGCCGTGCAGCAGAGCCTGGAGATGGACGTCCAGGCGCTCGAGGTCCTCAACGCCCGGATCGAGGAGGTCGATGCCCGGGCCGTGCCCTTGCTCCGGACGCTCTCCGGGCGGGACCTCGGCAACGACCCGGACGCCTGGGGCCGCTGGTGGGTCAACGAGCTCGGCTACGCCTCGCCGAGCTCGCCGCCGTCCCGGCCGACGTACACCGACGTCGTGGACACCGGCGACGTGTCGCTCGCCCAGCAGGTCCCCGTCCTGACGGCCGCGGCGACGGGCATCCACACGCGGCATTCCTGCTTCGCGGGGGGCACGCCGGTGCGGACGATGGACGGGCCGCGGGCCATCGAGTCGGTCGCGGTCGGCGACCTCGTCCTGGCCCAGGACACGGCCACGGGCGTCATCTCGTTCCGCCCGGTGACCGCCGTCCACCACAACGAGCCCGCCGCGACGCTCCACCTGCGGATCGGCGGCGAGGAGATCGTGGCCACGGGCATCCACCGGTTCTGGAAGGCCGGCCGCGGCTGGACGATGGCCCGCGACCTGAAGCCCGGCGACCGCGTCCGGATGCTGGGCACTAGCGCCGCGGTGGAGTCGGTCACGCCCGGGCCGGTGCAGCCGGTGTACAACCTGGAGGTCGAGGGCAGCCGCGACTTCTTCGTCGGCGAGCACGGGGCGTTGGTGCACGACAACAGCATCGTGCGCCCCGTCGAGGCCCCCTTCGACGGCCTCGCCGCGGCCCGCTGA
- a CDS encoding anti-sigma factor yields MIRDPDGPLDPAPADDGPPGDSFADGLEYAEAALAVGLARLAGIEPLPEELAARIAAAAGVPSAAGPTAPADRPARDAMAGRPSGTATRAWKLAAGVGWLAAACLAFLPSRPVDRKPPPAPPDELMAAMGRDAMVAMTATDHPLAGSASGELAWSGERSAGFMRIKGLPPVDPARGVYQLWIFDRRRDERYPVDGGIFSVRDEGVTVVVPFHAALPVQQPTLFAVTLEPPGGVVVSDRKRILLTASWNR; encoded by the coding sequence ATGATCCGCGACCCGGACGGCCCCCTCGATCCGGCCCCGGCCGACGACGGCCCTCCCGGCGACTCGTTCGCGGACGGCCTGGAGTACGCGGAGGCCGCGCTCGCGGTGGGCCTGGCCCGCCTCGCCGGCATCGAGCCCCTCCCCGAGGAACTCGCGGCGCGGATCGCCGCGGCGGCGGGCGTCCCGTCCGCCGCGGGGCCGACGGCCCCGGCGGACCGGCCGGCTCGCGACGCCATGGCGGGCCGGCCATCCGGGACGGCGACCCGCGCCTGGAAGCTGGCGGCCGGCGTGGGATGGCTGGCGGCCGCCTGCCTGGCCTTCCTGCCCTCCCGCCCGGTCGACCGGAAGCCGCCCCCCGCCCCGCCGGATGAGCTCATGGCGGCGATGGGGCGGGATGCCATGGTCGCGATGACCGCCACGGACCACCCGCTGGCGGGATCCGCGAGCGGCGAGCTGGCCTGGTCCGGCGAACGATCGGCGGGCTTCATGAGGATCAAGGGCCTCCCGCCGGTGGACCCGGCCCGCGGCGTCTATCAGCTCTGGATCTTCGACCGGCGACGCGACGAGCGATACCCGGTCGACGGCGGGATCTTCTCGGTGCGCGACGAGGGGGTGACCGTCGTGGTGCCGTTCCACGCCGCGCTGCCGGTGCAACAGCCGACCCTGTTCGCCGTCACGCTCGAGCCCCCCGGCGGCGTGGTCGTCTCGGACCGGAAGCGCATCCTGCTGACGGCATCCTGGAATCGTTGA